In the genome of Bosea sp. ANAM02, the window GGCGTGCTCTCGGGCCTCGGCCTGGGCGCGGGCGTGCGCTATGTCGGCAGCGGCGCCGGCGACCCCGCCAACACCTTCTCGACGCCGGCCTATACGCTGGTCGATGCCGCGATCAGCTACGACCTCGCCGCGGCCAGCCCGGCGCTCAAGGGCTGGAAGGTTCAGGTCAACGCCCAGAACCTGTTCGACAAGGAGTATATCTCCGGCTGCTACGGCACGACGCAGTGCTCCTTCGGCCTGCGCCGCACGGTCCTCGCGACGCTGTCCTATCGCTGGTGACGTCGCCGATGCAGCCGAACAGCACTCCCGGCATCAGCCTCGCTCCCGTCATGCTGCCGCAGGCCTGGCAGCGCGGTTTCGAGGCACGGGACGGGTCGCGCTACCGGCTGCTGATCTCGGTGCCGGAGGGGACGCCTCCTGCACGCGGCTTTCCTGCCCTCGTGCTCGTCGACGGGCATGCCCTGTTCCCGCCGGCCGCCATGGCTGCCGGCCTGCAGGCGCAGCGTCCGGAAGCGACCAGCGTCGGGTCTGCCGTCGTGATCGGCATCGGCTATCCCGACGGGCGGCCCTTCGATGCCGAGCGGCGCCAGTGCGATCTCCTGCCGGTTCCCGGCGGGGCCGACCGATTCCTCGACATGATCGTCACCGAGCTGCTGCCGGCCGTGGCCGAGATCGCGCCGCTCGACCCGAGAAGGCACGCACTTGCCGGCCATTCCTATGGCGGACTCTTCGTCCTGCACGCGCTGTTCACCCGACCCGGCCTGTTCGAGGCCCATGTCGCCGGCAGCCCGTCGATCTGGTGGCAGGACCGCGCCATCCTCGCGAGCGAGGACGCCTTCCGGCGCGGTGGTTCGGCTCCGGCCGGGCGGCTCCTGATCACGGTCGGCAGCCATGAACAGGCCCCCGCCCTCGCTGTCACGCCGCAGCGGGCAGAACGCCTCGCGCGGGCGCGGATGCGCGACAATGCCGCCGAGATGGCGGAACGGCTGTCTGCCTCGGGCCGCGTCGATTGCAGCTTCGTCGAATTCCCCGGCGAGAACCATGTCTCGGTGATCCTGCCGATGCTCGCGCGCACGATCGCTTTCACGCTCGCCGGTACGGCGCAGGACAAGGCGGCAGCGGCATGATGCTCGACAGACGCGCATTGATCCTGGCGGGCTTGAGCTGGCCTGCGCTGCCGGCCCTGGCTTCTTCTCCGGTCACCACGACCGATGTGCTCGGCCGCACCATCAGGCTCGCCGCACCGGCGAAGCGCATCGTGCTGGCGCAAGGGCGCCAGCTCAACGCGCTCGGCCTGATCCACCCCGATCCCGTCAGCATCCTCGCCGGCTGGGGCAGCGATCTCGAACGGCAGAACCCCGACGGGCTCGCGCGCTACCGGGCGCGCTTCCCGGCCATCGACGCGCTGCCGCTCGTCGGCGACGGCGGCACCGCCGGCGGGTTCTCGCTGGAACAGGCGATCGCGCTGGGCCCCGATCTCGTCGTGCTCAGCAAATCGCTCGCCGGCACGCGCCGCGGCCCCGGCGATCTCGTCGAGAAGCTGGAAGCGGCCGGCATTCCCGTCGCGGTCGTCGATTTTTTCCTGGAACCGCTGCGCGACACCGTGCCGAGCCTCAGGGCGCTCGGCATCCTCACCGGCCAGCAGGAGCAGGCGGAAAAGCTGATCGCCTTCTACGAGCAGCGGATGAAGCGGATCGCCAGCCGGATCGCGGATGCGAAGCGCCCATCCATCTTCATCCACGCCCATGCCGGCGGCTACGATTGCTGCATGACGGCCGGGCAGGGCACGTTCAACGAATTCATCCAGGCAGCGGGTGGGCGGAATATCGCCGCTGCGATGCTGCCGGGCGCGACCGGACAGATCGGTCTCGAACAGCTCATCGGCGCCGACCCGGATGTCTATGTCGCGACCGGCGGTACACATCTCGCCAAGCTCGGCGGGCTCGTGCTCGGCCTCGGCGTCAGCGAGTCGGATGCGGCCGAGAGCTTCGCCAAGCTCGTCGGCACGCCGTCGCTCAAGATGCTCAGCGCCATTGAGAAGCGCCGCGCCTTCGGCTTCTGGCACCTGTTCAACGATACCCCGCTGCACGTCGTCGCGATCGAGGCGCTGGCGAAATGGCTCCACCCGGAGCGCTTCGCCGATATCGACCCGGCCACGACGCTCGCGGAGGGCGCGCGCTTCTCGGCGATCCCGCTCGACGGAACGCTCTGGATCGCGGCGCCGCACAAGCCTTGACGGAGACCATCATGCTGGCCACCTCGACCCGGATCGCCCTCGCCAACCCGGCGGGCGTCCTGAAGCCGCTCTGCGAGCATCTCGTCGAGCACGAGGCCGTCATCACCGAGCAGGGCGGCACGACGCTCATCGCGCTGGACGGCAGCCTGGCACGGATCGACCTTTCGTCCGCCGCGCTCGATGTCCATGTCGAAGCGCCGGACCTGTCCACGCTTCTGGGCATGAAGCGCGCCATCGCCAGCCATGTCATCGAATTCGCCCCGAAGGACGCCGCACCGGAGATGCGCTGGAGCGGCGACGGCACCGGCCCCGCCTTGCCGCCCGAGTTCCGCATCCTGACGGTGACCGGCGTCGAGCGGATCACGCCGAATATGGCCCGCATCCGCTTCACCGGTGAGAACCTCGCGCGCTACGACCATATCGACGCGCTGCATGTGCGCTTGTTCATTCCCCCGGTCGGCGTGAGCGAGCCGAGCTGGCCGATGGTCGGCGATGACGGTTTGCTGCTGCCTTCGCCGGCCGAAACCCGGCCGCTGGTGCGCAAATACACGATCCGCGAGATCGACGTCGCTGCGGGCACGCTCGCGCTCGATTTCGTGCTGCATGAGGATGCCGGCCCCGGCTCGGCCTTCGCCTTCCGGGCCAAGGCCGGCGACCGGATCGGCATGGCGGGCCCCGGCGGGCGCGGGCTCAAGCCGGCCGAGCGCTACGTCTTCCTTGCCGACGAAACCGGTTTGCCGGCCGTGGCGCGGATGCTGGAGAAGCTCCCGGCCGAGGCCGTGGGCCAGGTCTTCATCGAAGTTGCCGATGCAGCCGAGGAACAGCCCCTGCGCCATCCGGCCGGTGTGTCGCTGACCTGGCTGCATCGCGGCGTGGCGGCGCCGGGCAGCCTGCCGCTGCTGCAGGATGCCTTCGCGACGCTCGACTGGCCGGAAGACGGTCCCTCGACCTATCTCTGGTCGGCGTCGGAACATGCCGCGTTCAAGGCGATCCGGGCGGCGTCCCGCGGCAAGCTCCGGCCGGATCGCGACCAGAACCTCGTCGTCAGCTACTGGCGCGCCGGGGCTTCGGACGAGGAGCATGTGGCTGCCAAGAAGGCGGAAGCCGCGAAGGGTTGAGCGGTCAGAAGTAACTTCGCAAGTCGAGCCCTCATCCTGAG includes:
- a CDS encoding alpha/beta hydrolase-fold protein, whose protein sequence is MQPNSTPGISLAPVMLPQAWQRGFEARDGSRYRLLISVPEGTPPARGFPALVLVDGHALFPPAAMAAGLQAQRPEATSVGSAVVIGIGYPDGRPFDAERRQCDLLPVPGGADRFLDMIVTELLPAVAEIAPLDPRRHALAGHSYGGLFVLHALFTRPGLFEAHVAGSPSIWWQDRAILASEDAFRRGGSAPAGRLLITVGSHEQAPALAVTPQRAERLARARMRDNAAEMAERLSASGRVDCSFVEFPGENHVSVILPMLARTIAFTLAGTAQDKAAAA
- a CDS encoding ABC transporter substrate-binding protein codes for the protein MMLDRRALILAGLSWPALPALASSPVTTTDVLGRTIRLAAPAKRIVLAQGRQLNALGLIHPDPVSILAGWGSDLERQNPDGLARYRARFPAIDALPLVGDGGTAGGFSLEQAIALGPDLVVLSKSLAGTRRGPGDLVEKLEAAGIPVAVVDFFLEPLRDTVPSLRALGILTGQQEQAEKLIAFYEQRMKRIASRIADAKRPSIFIHAHAGGYDCCMTAGQGTFNEFIQAAGGRNIAAAMLPGATGQIGLEQLIGADPDVYVATGGTHLAKLGGLVLGLGVSESDAAESFAKLVGTPSLKMLSAIEKRRAFGFWHLFNDTPLHVVAIEALAKWLHPERFADIDPATTLAEGARFSAIPLDGTLWIAAPHKP
- a CDS encoding siderophore-interacting protein, which translates into the protein MLATSTRIALANPAGVLKPLCEHLVEHEAVITEQGGTTLIALDGSLARIDLSSAALDVHVEAPDLSTLLGMKRAIASHVIEFAPKDAAPEMRWSGDGTGPALPPEFRILTVTGVERITPNMARIRFTGENLARYDHIDALHVRLFIPPVGVSEPSWPMVGDDGLLLPSPAETRPLVRKYTIREIDVAAGTLALDFVLHEDAGPGSAFAFRAKAGDRIGMAGPGGRGLKPAERYVFLADETGLPAVARMLEKLPAEAVGQVFIEVADAAEEQPLRHPAGVSLTWLHRGVAAPGSLPLLQDAFATLDWPEDGPSTYLWSASEHAAFKAIRAASRGKLRPDRDQNLVVSYWRAGASDEEHVAAKKAEAAKG